The nucleotide window ATCGTGGACCGCGCGCCGTTCGCTGCGCACCACGTTTGCCGTGCTCGCTGCGTTCGTTCTGCCGGCCGCGCTCCGCGCGCAGGCCGTCGTCAGCGGAAAGGTCGCGGCGCAAGGACAGCCGCTCGTTGACGCGCGCGTGCTGGTGCGCGGAACGAGCCGCGTCGCCATCACGAACGCCGCGGGCGAATACGTCATTCGCAACGCACCCGCCGGCACGCAGACGCTCGAAGTGTTGCGCGTCGGCTACCGTGCACAGACGGCCACGGTCGCGCTGACCGCGGGCCAGACCACCACCGCGAATTTCGCGATGGACGTCGCGATCGTGCAGCTGCAGGACGTCGTCACGACGGCGACCGGTCAGCAGCGCCGAGTCGAGTTGGGCAATGCCATCACGACGATGGGCGACGTGGCAAAGACGGTGGAAACGCAACCGGTGCGCAATGTCGCTGATCTGCTCGTGGCGAAAGCCGCCGGTGTCTCGGTTCTGCCGGGCAATGAGACGGGCTCGAGTCCGGTCGTTCGCATTCGTGGAACGAACTCGCTCTCGCTCAACAACGCGCCGATCTATGTGATCGACGGCGTGCGCATGATTTCCACGTCGGTCGGCGTGCCGACGGGCGGCACGACGACGAGCTTCCTCAACGATCTCAATCCCGAGGACATCGAGGACATCGAGATCGTGAAGGGCCCCTCGGCGGCCACGCTGTACGGCACCGATGCCGCGAACGGCGTGATCGTCATCAGCACGAAGAAGGGCCGCGCGGGTTCCACGCGTTGGACCTGGTACGGTGAAGGCGGCGCGGTGCGCGATCGCAATGACTACGCGTCGACGTACGCCGTTTTCGGTCGCGATGCCAAAGGCGCCGTGACGCGCTGCGTGCTCGAGACGATCGCCAACAAGACGTGCGTTGCCGACAGCACGACCTCAGTGAACATGCTCACCGATCCGACGCTTTCGCCGATTCACGCGGGCCATCGCGATCAGTACGGTTTGAACTTGAGCGGCGGATCGGATGCCGTTCGCTTCTTCGTCAGCGGCGATCTCGAGAACGAGATCGGCCCGATCAAGATGCCGGCGTTCGCGCAGGCGTATCTCGACTCCGCCGGCGATCCGGCCCGCAACGAAGAGATCTATCCCGAGGCGTTCCAGCGGCAGACGGTGCGCGCGAACATCAACGCTGCCGTTTCGCCCAAGTTCGACTTGAGTGCCAACTCGGGCTGGACGAATCGCGCGCAGCGTTTGCCGCAGACAGACAACAATCCGATCTCGGTCTTCGCGACCGCGATGAAGAATCCGGGTTTCACGCCGAACTATGCGTTGTGCAGCAAGACACCGGTCTCGTGCCTCGGATACAGCGACATCGGCAGCCTCGGCGAAGAGATGCGCGGCTACTCGTCGTACATCCCGGCGCAGACGTTTCAGGACAAGATGCAGGAGAACGTGCAGCGCTTTACCGGCGACGTCGACGCGAACTGGCGTCCGTTCAGCTGGATGCAGAACGAAGGCTCGGTGGGCCTCGACATGGCGGATCGCGAGAACTGGGAGCTGTGCCGTCTCAATCAGTGTCCCAACTCGGGCACCACGCGACAGGGGTACGTGACCGACCAGCGCGGCAACAACCGCAACTTCTCCGCGAAGCTCGTCAGCAACAACACGTGGCAGGCAAAGCAGTGGATGAATCTCAAGAGCACCGTCGGCGCCGACTACAACAACGTCGAAAGCGATTTCGTCGCGTCGAGCGGCACGAACCTGCCGCCGGGCGCGCAGAACGTTGCCCAAGCCGCGGTGAAGACCGGTTCCAACCAGCTCGAGACCGTCAATAGGACGCTCGGCCTATACGCGCAGGAGCAGGCCAGCGTACGTGATCGGTTGTTCGTGACGGCCGCGGTGCGCACGGACCAGAACAGCGCGTTCGGCACGCAGTTCCAGCGCGTGTTCTATCCGAAGCTCAGCGCGTCGTGGATCGTGTCGGACGAAGATTTCTTCCCGCGCGTTCGCTGGCTCGATCAGCTGCGCCTGCGGAGCGCGTACGGCGCATCGGGTGTTCAGCCTGGAGCGACGACCGCATTGCAGACGTTCGCCGCGATCACGCGCGCGATCGACACAAAGACGCCAGGCAGCGCGAGCTGCGGTACCTCTACGTGCGACACGCCATCGCTGCAACCCAATCTGATCGGCAACCCGAACCTCAAGCCGGAGACGTCTGCCGAGTTCGAGGGTGGATTCGAGTCGCGGATGTTCGATAGCCGCGCGACGATCGACTTCACGTACTACCACAAGAAGACGCACGACGCGTTGATCTCGCAGCCGATCGCGGGTTCCGCGGCGCCGTCGGCGTTGAGCGTCACGCGCAATCTCGGCTCGATCATGAACCAGGGCGTCGAGGCGATGGTCAACCTCACGCTCGTCGATCGTCACGGCTTCGGCTGGGACGTGACGATGAACGGCTCGCACAACTCGAACAAGATCCTCTCGCTTGGGCACGATGCGACGGGCAAGGCGAATCCCACGATTCTCGTGAACTCGCTCGTGAAGGATTCCGTCGGTCTGCCGGCCAACGCCTGGTTCTTCGTGCCATACACGTTCGCGGATAAGAACAATGACGGTCTGATCGACGACAGCGAAGTGAGCGTCGCGTCGAGCGCCGTGTACATGGGCTACTCGCAGCCGCGCGACATCTTCTCGATTCAGAACGGCTTTGACCTGTTCAACCACACGCTGCGCCTGTCGGCGCTCGTCGACTACAAGGGCGGTTACAGCCTGTACAACAACACCATTCAGTTCTACTGCTCCAACCAGCCGACTTGCTACGAGGAGACGAACGCGAGCGCGCCGCTGTGGCGCCAGGCGCGCGTCATCGCGCAGCGGTACACGACGCCGGTCAAGACCACGGCGGGCTATCTCGAGAACGGCCAGTTCTGGCGTCTCCGCGAAGTGTCGGCGGTCGTGAACCTGCCGGCCGCGGCCGTGTCGCGCATTCGTGCGCGCGATGCCAGCCTCGCGTTCACCGGCCGCAATCTCCACCTGTGGACGAAGTACACCGGTGTGGATCCCGAATCGAACTACTCGACCTCCGACATTCAGACGGATTTCGAGACGGCCGCACCGCCGACGTACTTCATGGTTCGCCTGAACCTCCACTACTGATATTGAGGATAGTGTAATGTATAAATACTCAACACGGTGCTGGCGGGTCGCCGCCGGTCTGGGGTTGCTGGCCACGGTGGCCTGTAACCCGAAAGACGAGCTGCTCTCGCCGCAGCAGCCGAACGTGATCAGCCCGGCGGACGTCGGCAGCGCCACGGGGGCCGAAGGCCTGTACAACGGCGCCGTCGGAAATTTCTACCGCGCGCTGCTCGGCGGAAACACGAACACCGAGACGATCTGGCAGTTCTCAGGGCTGTTCGCCGACGAATTCCGTTCGTCGGACACGTTCTCGCAGCGCAACGACGCCGATCAGCGTGTGACGCAGACGAACGACGCGGTGCTGGGACCAGTGTACAACACCTTGCAGCAGTCGCGCGGCTTTGCGCGCGCGGCGCTTCAGTACCTGCGCCAGTACGAGCCAGGAAGCTCGAGCGCGCATCAGGCGGAGATGTACTTCATCATCGCGTTCAGCGAGATGCAGCTCGGCGAGGATTTCTGTAACGGGATTCCGCTGGGTGAAACCGTCGACGGTCTTCCGCGGTACACCGCGCCGCTCTCGACGGCGGACGTGTTCGCCGCGGCGCTCGCGCGCACCGACAGCGGCCTCACGCTGCTCGGTACCGCGTCGGATGCGGCGTCGAATCAGGTTCGCAACGCGCTGCTCGTCGCGAAGGGGCGTCTTCAGACCGACCTCGGCCAGTTTGCCGCGGCCGCGACGACGGTCGCCTCGGTGCCGGTCGGCTTCCAGTACGCCGCGCAGTATTCGCAGACGTCGATCGACAATGCGTGGTGGGTGATGAACACGAGCGGCAAACGCTACTCGGTGGGCGATAGCGTCGACGCGACGGGCACGGTCAAGAATGCGCTGCCGTTCGTCTCGGCGAAGGATCCGCGCGTGCCGGCCACGAGGCCGACGCCAACGGCGAACGGACAGGACGGCATCACGCCGTTCTTCCAACAAGGTATTTGGAATCGTGACGATCCGGTCGCGATCGTCGACGGGCTCGACGCTCAATTGATAGGCGCGGAAGCCAAGCTCAACGCCGGCGATCGCGCGGGCATGGCGACGGTGCTGAATGCATTGCGCGCGGCACCCCCCACGCAGGGCATCTTCAAGCCCGCTGGCACGCTTGCCCCGCTCGCGACGCCCGCGTCGAACGACGCTGCAGTGACGCTGTTCTTCCGCGAGAAGGCGTTCTGGACGTTTGGCCGCGGTCAGCGGCTGGGCGATCTTCGTCGCCAGGTTCGCCAGTATGGGCGCGCCGTGGAGCAGGTCTATCCGACCGGCAATTACTTCAAGAATGGCAAGTACGGGGCAGAGATGTTCTTCCCCGTGCCGGACGTGGAGAAGAGCAATCCGCAGTTTACGGGGTGTCTGGATCAAAATCCGTAGGCGGTGGGCGCTGGGCGGTGGGCGGTGGGCGAAACGGCAAAGGGCGACGGGATCTTCTCCGTCGCCCTTTTGCTTCTACGCCCATCGCCCATCGCCCACCGCCCATCGCCCAGCGCCCACCGCCCAGCGCCCAGCTACCTTTCAGCATGCTCAGCCCCACCCCCGATACGCCGCGGCGCATTCGCGCGACGACCATTCTCGCCGTGCGCCGGAACGGCCGCGTCGCCATCGGCGGCGACGGCCAGGTCACGGTCGGTGAAACCGTGATGAAGTCGCACGCGCAGAAGGTCCGGCTGATTCGCGGCGGCAGGATCGTCGCGGGCTTCGCCGGCGCGGCCGCCGACGCGATGACGCTGTTCGAGAAGTTCGAGGAGAAGCTCGAGCGGTATCCGGGCAACATGCCGCGCGCGGCGGTGGAGCTGGCCAAGGACTGGCGGAGCGACCGCGTCCTCCGGCGGCTCGAGGCGCTCTTGATCGTCGCCGACAAGGAGCACGGGTTCATCGTGTCCGGCACCGGCGAGCTGATCGAGCCCGACGACGGCATTCTCGCCATCGGCTCCGGCGGCTCGTACGCGCTCGCCGCGGCCCGCGCCCTCGTCGACAACACGGAGCTCGAGGCCACGGACATCGTCAGCCGCGCGATGAAGATCGCCGGCGACATCTGCATTTATACTAATACTAATATATCAGTTCTGGAAACAGTCTGATGCGGCGGTAATTGGACACGCATGTCGTCAACTCGCACGCAACAAGCGCTCGCGCGGCTCGCGGATCTCACGCCGCGACAGATCGCCGCGGAGCTCGATCGATACATCGTCGGGCAAGCCGAGGCGAAGAAGGCGGTCGCCATCGCGCTGCGCAACCGGTGGCGGCGCCAGCGCGCGCCCGAGTCGATTCGCGAAGAGATCTCGCCCAACAACATCATCCTGATCGGACCCACCGGCGTCGGGAAGACGGAGATCGCGCGCCGGCTGGCCAAGCTGGCGGGCGCGCCGTTCATCAAGGTCGAGGCTTCAAAGTTTACTGAAGTCGGCTACGTCGGCCGCGACGTCGAGTCGATGGTCCGCGATCTGGTCGAGAGCGCCATCGACATGGTCCGCTCCGAGCGCGAATCCGAAGTGGAAGAGCTGGCGCACGATCGCGTCGACGAGCGCTTGCTCGATCTCTTGCTCCCTCCGCCGGCGACCGTGTCGGCAGACGCCCAGCGCCCAGCGACCAACGCCCAGCACGAAACGCCCAACGCCCACCGCCCAACGCAAGACGACGGCCTCAACGTCTTCCTCGTCTCGCCCACCGGCACGGTTGTGAAGGAACAGGCCGACCCCGCGCAGGAGCGATACAAGCGCACGCGCGACAAGCTCAAGCAACTGCTGCTCGACGGCAAGCTCGAGGATCGCGAAGTCGAAGTCGAAGTGCCGCAAACGGGCCCGATGCTCGACGTGCTCGCATCGCAGGGCGGCCAGGAAGGCATGGACAACATCTCCGAGATGCTCAAGGAGATGCTGCCCAAGCGCAAGAAGAAGCGCACGGTGAAGGTCTCCGAGGCGCGCCGTATCCTCTTCGAGCAAGAGCTCGAGAAGTTGATCGACCTCGACGACGTCACCGCCGACGCACTCGAACGCGTCGAGAAGCTCGGCATCATCTTCCTGGACGAGATCGACAAGATCGCCGGCGAGCGCTCACAGATGGGCGGTCCCGACGTGTCCCGCGAAGGCGTGCAGCGCGACCTGCTGCCGATCGTCGAAGGCTCGAACGTGCAGACGAAGTACGGCATGGTGAAGACCGATCACGTGCTGTTCATCGCCGCCGGCGCGTTCCACGTCTCGAAGCCAAGCGATCTCATTCCCGAGCTGCAGGGCCGCTTTCCGATTCGCGTCGAGCTCAAGGCGCTCACCGAGCAGGACTTCATTCGCATCATGACCGAGCCGGAGAACGCGCTGACGAAGCAGTACGCCGCGCTCGTCGAGGCGGACGGCGCGAAGCTCGAGTTCGGCGCGGACGGGATCGCCGAGATTGCGCGCATCGCCGCGATGGTCAACGAGCGCATGGAAAACATCGGCGCGCGCCGGCTGCACACCGTCATGACGACGCTCCTCGAGGACGTCTTGTTCGACCTCCCCGATCGCGGCAGCGAGAAAATTTCCGTGAATGCCGACGTCGTGCGCGATCGATTGAAATCGATCGTCGAGGACGAGGATTTGAGGAAGTATATTCTGTAGCGGGCGTGTGGGCGTATGGGCGCGTGGGCGTATGACAAGCCTGGCGCGTTGACGCCCGTTCGCCTCGACGCCCATCCGCCCCGACGCCCCGACGCCCACCATGCACCGCGACTTCCTCGCCATTCCCGATTTCAGCCGTGAAGAGCTCGAGAATCTCTTCGCGCTCGCCGAACGCATGCGCGCCGGCAAGTACGACAAGAAGCCGCTCGCCGGCAAATCGCTGGCGATGATCTTCATGAAGGCCAGCACCCGGACCCGCGTCTCATTCGAGGTCGGCACCTTCCAGCTCGGCGGACACGCGCTGTTCCTCTCGCCGCGCGACGTGCAGCTCGGACGCGGCGAACCGATCGCCGACACGGCACGGGTGCTGTCGCGCTACGTCGACGGCATCATGATCCGCACATTTGCGCACCAGGACATCGAGGAGCTCGCGCAATACGCGGACGTACCGGTCATCAACGGTCTCACCGACCTTGTCCATCCGTGCCAGGTGCTCGCCGATCTTCTCACCGTGCGCCAGCATTTGGGTGGGATCAGCGACAAGAAGTACGCATGGATCGGTGACGGCAACAACATGGCGAACTCGTGGATCAACGCGGCGTATCGCTTCGGATTCGATCTCGACATCGCGTGCCCGCAAGGTTACGAGCCGGCGGATCACCTGCTCGAGCGCGCGCAGAAGGTCGCAAAGGTCCGCGTGGTGCGCGATCCAATGGAAGCGGCGCACGGCGCGCAGGTCATCAACACGGACGTCTGGGCGTCGATGGGCCAGGAGCAGGAGCAGAAGGAGCGCGAACGCGCGTTCGCGGGCTTCACCGTGAGTCCAAAGTTGATGAAGGAAGCCGACAAGAACGCCATCTTCCTGCACTGCCTCCCGGCGCACCGCGGCGAAGAAGTGTCCGCCGACGTGATCGACGGATCGCAAAGCCGCGTCTGGGATGAAGCCGAGAATCGGCTGCACGCACAGAAGGCGGTGATGGCGGCGTTGATGGGCGGCGAACAGCTCTGACGGAGGAATCGTGGCACGTGTGACAGGCGTGAAGGCCGGCGATCCGGCTCCTCATTTCGAGTTGCACGACGACCAGAACCAGCCGGTGTCGCTCTCGAGCTTTCGCGGCCGGCCCGTCGTATTGTTCTTCTACCCGAAGGACGACACGCCCGGCTGAACGCTCGAGGCGTGTTCCTTTCGGGACACCCTCCCTCGGTTCGAGGGACTCGACGCGGTGGTGCTGGGCATCAGCCCCGACACCTGGCGCAAACACCGAAACTTCAAGAAGAAGTACGACCTCACGTACACGCTACTCGCCGACGATCAGCATGCGGTCGCCGAACGCTACGGTGTGTGGGTCGAGAAATTATTCTGGGGCAGAAAGTACTGGGGCGTCGCGCGTACGACGTTCGTCATCGACCGCGAGGGTCGCGTCGCGAAGGTATTCGAGAATGTCGAGCCCGAGAATCACGCCGTCGAAGTCGCCGAGGCGGTCGCGGCATTGAAACTGCGCTGAAGCGGGCGTATGGGGGCACGGGCGCCTGAGCGTATGACCCGCTGACGCCGATGCGCTCTTTCGTCCATACGCCTATTCGCCCACACGCCCATACGCCCATGAACCGCGACAACGACGTCCCGCTCGAGAAGAAGCTCGACGACCTCTACGAGCTCATCGACGGAATCGAGACCGCGATGATCACCACGCGGCGCGACGACGGACAGCTCGTCTCGCGCGCGATGCAAACGCAGCGGCGCACCGCCGGCTCGGATCTGTGGTTCATGACGAACGCCGAGTCCGAGAAGTTCGAGGAGATCGCCAAGGACCCGCACGTCAACGTCGCGTACTATCGCGATCGAACGCGCGAATGGGTGAGCGTGAGCGGGCGCGCGATTCTCTCGAAGGACCGCGACTTGATCGACTCCCTCTACAAGCCGGACTGGAAAGCGTGGCTCGGCGACATGGGCGACGGCAAGCGCGACGGCGGCCCGCATGATCCGCGTATCGCGCTCGTGCTCGTCGAAGCGGACAGCGTCACCTACTCGAAGAACAACCGTCCGATGCCGATCGTCCTGTTCCAGGTCATGAAGGCGATGGTGACGGGAGAACCGCCCAAAGTCGCCGACCTGCGCGAATTGCGGAAGGAAGAACTGAAGCGCGCGATGGAAGGCTGACCGTCATCCCGAGAGAGCGAAGCGATCGAGGGATCTAACGTCACGGTAGAACGGTATAGTGGACCGCCCTCGAGCCGTGATGCTAGATCCCTCGCTTCGCTCGGGATGACAACCTGTCAGGTGTTATTTCTTCGGATCGAGAATCTCTCCAATCCGATGGTCGACGCCGAGCAGATGCAGCCGCGTCTCGCGATCGGCCGCCTTGCCTTCGGCCGCGCGCACCTGCTCGCGCAGCGACACCAGCTCGCCGCGAATCTCCGACCGCGCATCTTCCGACAGCGTCACGACCGGAATGCCGAACGCCGCCGCCTGCGCGGCCAGCGCCGGGTTGAGCTGAGCGTTCAGCTTGTTGTTCATCTGCGTGAGATAGTTGTTTTGCAACAACCGGCGGTAGGCGTCGACCTTCGGCGCCCCCGTGTAGATCTCCGACCAGATGCCATGCTGGAGCTCGTCGAGCATTTCCGCGAGCGTGTACACGTCACGCGGGTTTTTCGCCGTCGCGCTCTCCTCGATCAACTGATTGAGCCGCTGATCCTGGAGCACGGACTGGAGCACGCGATTCTGCGCGTTCCCGATACGTGTCAGCATGCCGTTCGCTTCGATGCGCGAGGCGATGTCCGGGCGAATCAAGTAGGTCGGCGTGGTGAACACACTGTCATTCAGGAAGTGCATCGCGGCGCGCTGCCGCTCCTTGGACAACGCCACGTATACCGGCCCGGGCTGCGATCCGGACTTGAACGTTTCCGTACCGCCGCCGATCATCGTCGCCACGTGGCCCGCTTCGGTCGCCCACTGGCCGACGGTGCGATCGTACAGCGCCTCGAGCAGCGAGTTGTCTTCATCGGTCCGCGTGCCCGCGGGCAGCACGTAATTCATGACGCGCGCGATGTTCCTGAAGCCAAGGCCCGTTGCCTTCACGGGATCCGCATCGCCGACGGCCTCGTTCAGCGTGCCGTACTGGCCGAACGGATTGAAGCCCGCAAAGCGGAGCCACGGAATCGTATCCTGCTGGCGAATCCATGACTCGAGCGTGGGACGCTCTTCATCCGGCGTGCGCGCCTGCGGAATGGGCTTGTAGCCCCACATGATCGAGTATTTATCCCACGGACCGACGCGCGGCAGGATGTCGTTCAAGTCGACGTTGTCGCCGGGCTGCGCCACGTAGTTCATGCGCGAGTAGTCCATGATGCTCGGACTGTGCCCCATGCGATGCGTCCACGACGGACTGCGCAGCGAATCGATCGGATAGAGCGAGCTGCCGATCTGATCGTGCTGCAGGCCAAGCGTGTGGCCGATCTCGTGCGCGACGCCAAACTCCACGAGCTTTCCCATCAACGAATCAGGGAAGGGAATCGTGCGTGCGCGCACGTCGAGCGGCGAGGCCTGCGTGAAGTACCAATACTCCATGAGCTCGATCAGGTTGTGAAAGATCATCGACGAGCCGTTGAGCGTCTCACCCGTGCGCGGGTCCTGCACGCTCGGACCGACGGAGTTCTCGACGGTCGACGGCAGCCAGCGGACCATCGTGTGGCGAATGTCCTCCGGTGACCAATCGGGATCGTTCTTCGGCGCTTCGCCGGGAATGATGCCGTCCTTGAAGCCGGCCGCCTCGAAGGCCGGCTGCCAGTCGAGGATCGCCTTTCGAATCCATGGCTTCCACTGCTCCGGCGTGTCCGGATCGACATAGTACACGATCGGCTGCTTCGGATAGCAGAGATTGCCGTCCTTGCGATCCGAGCACTCGAGACGCCAGCGTTCGATGTAGCGTTTGCGTTTCGCCACCTGCTCGTTCGTGCTGAAGTCGACGGTGCCGACGCTGAAGAAGCCGATGCGCTCGTCCGCGTAGCGGGGCCGCATCGGATGTTCGGGCAGCCGCACGATGCTCCAGTGCGCGACGACGCTCTGCGGCGACCGCTGCGCTCCAGGCGTGATCGGTAAGCCGGGAATCGCCGGGCCGCCGGCGGGCGTTCCGGTCTGCGTCGCTTCGACCTCGACGTTGTCCGGGAACGCGGCAAAGCGCTCGACGTACGACCGCGTTGGATCGATGCCGTTCGGCGCCGGATTGCGAATGGCCGCAAACTCCGGAATGTTCGTCGTGAACAACCGCGTCACGTCGATGACCGCGGCGCTGTCCGGACCGTACGCATCGACGTTGAACACGGCGATGATAGGTCCATAATTAGAATTTTCTACCGAACGATAGACCGAGGTTCCGGTGTCCGCCGTGATCGCGAACGACGGCGACCGCAGGATGACGCGATTGCCGTTGCGCTCCCAGCGCAGCGTCCGCGACGCGAACTGGTCGCCGGCATACTCGCCGAAGCCCGGTGAGCCTGGCCCCGGCGTCTGATTCCCGGCGGCCGCACGCGCGAGGCGGCCTTCCACCAGCTCGTCCGTGTTCAACTCCTTCGACGGAATCTCGAAGTACAATCGGTCGCCGACGCGATGCACCACGAACAGGCCGCGCTTCGTCATCGACCCGGGTGTAATGACGCGGTTATAAGGGCGCGGCTGTGCCGGCGCCCCGGGAATGCCGCCGAGCGCGAGCCCGCCGCGCCCCGCGGTGTCCTGTCCTTGGCCGGTGCCGCCTGGTACTGGAGCTCCGGGAGCTGGTCCACGGCCGGCACTCGGCGACGGCGCGACGGGCTGCGGCGCCGTCGCGGCTTTCTGGGTGGTACAGCCCGCGACGACCATCGCCGTCGTCGCCAGGGCTGCAATGCGGTTTTTCATGAGTGTGTAGGAAAGGGTAGGATCTGAACCTCGCTTTCCACACGAACCCGCGCAACTCGCTTTACAACTCGCTCAGCGGTTCACCCACCAACTCGCTGTCACGAGGACGATGTTGTCCGGCCGCGCCGCGAGCAGTGCCGATCGGTCGCGTCCAAGCTCGAGATCGCCGAACGCGGCGCTCGCCGGACCGCGATACGCCCCCGACGCAAGGAACGGCCGCGCGTAGAGCTGGAGCCGTGTCGCTGATCGCGGTGACCACTGGGCGTGGTTATGAGAGATGTTGAACGACGGCACGAACGCGCGCAGCGGCCCCTGGACGGGCGGCGAAGTCGCAACGTTCTGTGCCCGTGTACCTTCAAGCAGCACCTCTACCCGCACGCGACACCGCCGGATGGGTCCGGGCGATGTCATTGACGCGTCACCGATCTACCCCTCGATCTGTCGCTTTGGCATATTCCTGACATGACAACCACCGTCCCTACCACAGGCGCCGCCGCTCTCAAGCGCACGCCGTTCTACGACAAGCACGTCGCCCTTGGCGCGAAGATCGTCCCGTTCGCCGGATGGGAGATGCCCGTTCAATACGCCGACGGATTGATGGCCGAGCACAAGGCGGTGCGCGAGCGGTGTGGCGTGTTCGACGTCTCGCACATGGGCGAGTTCATCATTCGAGGCGATCGCGCCGTCGATTTCGTGAACTACGTGACGACGAACGACGTCGCCGCGCTGGTGATTGGCCAGGTGCACTACTCGGGCATTCTCAACGACCGCGGCACATTCGAGGACGACTGCCTCGTCTATCGCTTCGCCGACAAGCTCATGATGGTCGTGAACGCCTCGAATCTCGAGAAGGATCTCGCGCACATCTCGCGTCACGCGGCGCGCTTCGGCGTGACGATCGAAAACGTGAGCGACGACATGGGCTTGCTCGCGCTCCAGGGTCCGCGTGCGGCATCCATTCTACAGACGCTGACCAAAACGGACCTTTCAGCGATCGGCTACTATCACTTCACGGAAGGCGAAGTGGCCGGCATGCCGATGATCATCTCTCGCACGGGCTACACCGGCGAAGACGGATTCGAGCTCTATCACGACGTGCGGTATTCATCGAAGCTGTGGGACGCGCTGATGGCCGCCGGCGACGTCACTCCCGCCGGCCTCGGCGCGCGCGACACGTTGCGCTTGGAGATGGGGATGGCGCTGTATGGAAACGACATCGACGACACGGTGACGCCGCTCGAGGCGAATCTCGCGTGGCTCGTGAAGCTCAAGAAGGGCGAGTTCGTGGGCAGCTCCGTGCTCAACGAGCAGAAGGCCAACGGCATCAAGAAGAAGCTCGTCGGATTCACCCTCGGCGACCGCAGCATTGCGCGGCATGGATATCCCGTGTTTGCGAATGGTGCGGCGAGCGGCGTGGTGTGCAGCGGCACGATGAGTCCGACATTGGGCATTCCGATCGGCACGGCGTATTTGCCGGCGGAGCTCGCGAAGGAAGGGAACACCTTCGAGGTGGAGATTCGCGGCAAGCGGGTGCCGGCGACGGTGGTGAAACCGCCGTTCTATAAGGAGGCGTCGCATCTGTGAGGGGCGTCGGGGCGACGGGGCGATAGGGCGAAATGCGCATCGCGATACTGACCGTCTCTGACGCCGGTGCGCGCGGCGAGCGCGCGGACACCTCTGGCGACGCCGTCGCTGAATGGGCGGCTGCGCGCACGTATGCCGTGGCGGCGCGATCGCTCGTGCCTGATGACACCGTGCCGATCGTCTCTGCACTTACGCAGTGGTGCGATGCGGATGTCGCGGATCTCG belongs to Gemmatimonadaceae bacterium and includes:
- a CDS encoding pyridoxamine 5'-phosphate oxidase family protein, yielding MNRDNDVPLEKKLDDLYELIDGIETAMITTRRDDGQLVSRAMQTQRRTAGSDLWFMTNAESEKFEEIAKDPHVNVAYYRDRTREWVSVSGRAILSKDRDLIDSLYKPDWKAWLGDMGDGKRDGGPHDPRIALVLVEADSVTYSKNNRPMPIVLFQVMKAMVTGEPPKVADLRELRKEELKRAMEG
- a CDS encoding zinc-dependent metalloprotease, coding for MKNRIAALATTAMVVAGCTTQKAATAPQPVAPSPSAGRGPAPGAPVPGGTGQGQDTAGRGGLALGGIPGAPAQPRPYNRVITPGSMTKRGLFVVHRVGDRLYFEIPSKELNTDELVEGRLARAAAGNQTPGPGSPGFGEYAGDQFASRTLRWERNGNRVILRSPSFAITADTGTSVYRSVENSNYGPIIAVFNVDAYGPDSAAVIDVTRLFTTNIPEFAAIRNPAPNGIDPTRSYVERFAAFPDNVEVEATQTGTPAGGPAIPGLPITPGAQRSPQSVVAHWSIVRLPEHPMRPRYADERIGFFSVGTVDFSTNEQVAKRKRYIERWRLECSDRKDGNLCYPKQPIVYYVDPDTPEQWKPWIRKAILDWQPAFEAAGFKDGIIPGEAPKNDPDWSPEDIRHTMVRWLPSTVENSVGPSVQDPRTGETLNGSSMIFHNLIELMEYWYFTQASPLDVRARTIPFPDSLMGKLVEFGVAHEIGHTLGLQHDQIGSSLYPIDSLRSPSWTHRMGHSPSIMDYSRMNYVAQPGDNVDLNDILPRVGPWDKYSIMWGYKPIPQARTPDEERPTLESWIRQQDTIPWLRFAGFNPFGQYGTLNEAVGDADPVKATGLGFRNIARVMNYVLPAGTRTDEDNSLLEALYDRTVGQWATEAGHVATMIGGGTETFKSGSQPGPVYVALSKERQRAAMHFLNDSVFTTPTYLIRPDIASRIEANGMLTRIGNAQNRVLQSVLQDQRLNQLIEESATAKNPRDVYTLAEMLDELQHGIWSEIYTGAPKVDAYRRLLQNNYLTQMNNKLNAQLNPALAAQAAAFGIPVVTLSEDARSEIRGELVSLREQVRAAEGKAADRETRLHLLGVDHRIGEILDPKK
- the gcvT gene encoding glycine cleavage system aminomethyltransferase GcvT, which gives rise to MTTTVPTTGAAALKRTPFYDKHVALGAKIVPFAGWEMPVQYADGLMAEHKAVRERCGVFDVSHMGEFIIRGDRAVDFVNYVTTNDVAALVIGQVHYSGILNDRGTFEDDCLVYRFADKLMMVVNASNLEKDLAHISRHAARFGVTIENVSDDMGLLALQGPRAASILQTLTKTDLSAIGYYHFTEGEVAGMPMIISRTGYTGEDGFELYHDVRYSSKLWDALMAAGDVTPAGLGARDTLRLEMGMALYGNDIDDTVTPLEANLAWLVKLKKGEFVGSSVLNEQKANGIKKKLVGFTLGDRSIARHGYPVFANGAASGVVCSGTMSPTLGIPIGTAYLPAELAKEGNTFEVEIRGKRVPATVVKPPFYKEASHL